A stretch of Babylonia areolata isolate BAREFJ2019XMU chromosome 23, ASM4173473v1, whole genome shotgun sequence DNA encodes these proteins:
- the LOC143297692 gene encoding uncharacterized protein LOC143297692 — protein MDTANGHETIPVNPNGTFTIADYGTNDGYSSMPLITSVIDHLRKKYGDDLAIQVIYEDQEKNDFNSLFERLNDDTSYMSKFCNVYPLATNVNFYKQCVPNGTCDVIFTSYATHWMEKLDVTFKDCVFYHFATKEEQDFLFRQAEEEWVKFLVLRAKELKPGGLLLAQNVCSKSTAGQGENTSLVSKAIQPAITKADVVLDMEAAWTQLKCDNLITKEEYERCTFKVVDRNSQQIKSPFETEDSPARKAGLRLLHYEERVVPSVFKTPLDEKDPEDITYRKSFADKLVASIRVWSQTTFCSSLSPMRTESEKAAILEALYERLHSLVMSKDVELYRCDEFVSILVARKV, from the exons ATGGACACCGCCAATGGCCACG AAACAATACCTGTCAACCCCAACGGTACATTCACGATCGCGGACTATGGCACTAATGATGGCTACAGCTCCATGCCTCTGATCACCAGTGTCATAG ACCACCTACGCAAGAAATACGGGGATGACCTGGCAATCCAAGTCATCTACGAAGACCAAGAGAAAAATGACTTCAACAGTCTCTTTGAAAGGCTGAATG ACGACACCAGTTACATGTCAAAATTCTGCAATGTGTATCCCCTGGCTACGAATGTGAACTTTTACAAACAGTGTGTTCCCAATGGCACATGCGATGTCATTTTCACCAGCTATGCCACGCATTGGATGGAGAAACT TGACGTGACTTTCAAGGACTGTGTCTTCTACCACTTTGCTACGAAGGAGGAACAGGACTTTTTGTTTCGTCAGGCTGAAGAAGAATGGGTCAAGTTTTTGGTGCTGAGAGCTAAAGAACTGAAACCAG GAGGACTGCTTTTGGCGCAGAACGTGTGTTCCAAATCTACAGCAGGTCAAGGGGAGAACACTTCACTCGTTTCCAAGGCCATACAACCAGCCATAACCAAGGCTGATGTGGTGTTGGACATGGAGGCTGCTTGGACACAACTGAAGTGTGACAACCTCATCACCAAG GAGGAATACGAAAGATGCACGTTCAAAGTCGTTGACCGAAACTCACAGCAAATCAAGTCACCTTTCGAAACTGAAGACTCGCCCGCTCGAAAGGCCGGCTTACGTCTGCTGCACTATGAGGAACGAGTGGTCCCCAGCGTCTTCAAGACTCCCTTGGATGAGAAAG ATCCTGAGGACATCACATACAGAAAGTCCTTCGCTGACAAACTGGTCGCTTCGATCCGTGTTTGGAGCCAAACCACTTTCTGCAGCAGTCTGTCGCCCATGCGCACTGAGTCAGAGAAAGCCGCCATCTTGGAGGCCTTGTATGAGAGGCTTCACTCACTGGTGATGAGCAAAGATGTTGAGTTGTACAGATGTGATGAGTTTGTGTCCATACTTGTTGCCAGGAAGGTATGA